In one Euleptes europaea isolate rEulEur1 chromosome 12, rEulEur1.hap1, whole genome shotgun sequence genomic region, the following are encoded:
- the P2RY2 gene encoding P2Y purinoceptor 2 — MENSTFLLSLNSSANSSSPDCSGEDNPYKCKFDEEFKYILLPVSYGIVFVVGLCLNLLALYVFLFRIKNWNASTTYMFNLAVSDTLYVISLPLLVYYYGVGDNWPFSVGLCKIVRFLFYTNLYCSILFLLCISAHRFMGICLPLKSLEWGQVRYARWVSGIIWLVVIACQSPVLFFVTTSSRCGAITCHDTSAKELFGQFVIYSTVMLVLMFCIPFLVIIVCYCLMARKLLQPTRGTTRMSSSKKKSVKMIIIVLVVFIVCFLPFHVTRTLYYYFRTWDLSCETLNAINLAYKVTRPLASTNSCLDPILYFLAGQRFVKFACPKTPAQERNQTDSDSTPNCHTRAKNALAMKAKSLVS; from the coding sequence ATGGAGAACTCCACGTTCCTGCTCTCCTTGAATTCCAGCGCCAACTCCTCGTCCCCGGACTGCAGCGGTGAAGACAACCCTTACAAGTGCAAATTCGACGAGGAATTCAAGTACATCCTCCTTCCGGTCTCCTACGGCATTGTCTTCGTGGTGGGCCTCTGCCTCAACCTGCTGGCGCTCTACGTCTTCCTCTTTCGGATCAAGAACTGGAATGCCTCCACAACATACATGTTCAACTTGGCGGTGTCCGACACCCTCTACGTGATCTCTCTGCCCCTTCTGGTGTACTACTACGGCGTAGGGGACAATTGGCCCTTCAGCGTGGGCCTGTGCAAAATCGTCCGCTTCCTCTTCTACACCAACCTCTACTGCAGCATCCTCTTCCTGCTATGTATCAGCGCCCACCGGTTCATGGGGATCTGCCTCCCGCTGAAGTCCCTGGAGTGGGGCCAAGTCCGTTATGCCCGCTGGGTGTCGGGTATCATCTGGCTGGTCGTCATCGCTTGCCAGTCTCCGGTGCTCTTCTTCGTCACCACCAGTTCCCGCTGCGGCGCCATCACTTGCCACGACACGTCGGCGAAAGAACTTTTCGGGCAGTTTGTCATCTACAGCACGGTGATGCTCGTCCTGATGTTTTGCATCCCCTTCCTCGTCATCATCGTCTGTTACTGCCTCATGGCCCGCAAGCTGCTCCAGCCAACCCGCGGCACCACCCGCATGTCCAGCTCCAAGAAGAAGTCGGTCAAGATGATCATCATCGTCCTGGTGGTCTTCATCGTCTGCTTCTTGCCTTTCCACGTCACACGCACCCTGTACTACTACTTCCGCACCTGGGACCTGAGCTGCGAGACCCTCAACGCCATCAATTTGGCTTACAAGGTCACCCGGCCGCTGGCGAGCACCAATAGCTGCCTGGATCCCATCTTGTACTTCCTCGCAGGGCAGAGGTTTGTGAAATTCGCCTGCCCCAAAACGCCGGCGCAAGAGCGGAACCAGACGGACTCGGACAGCACGCCCAACTGTCATACGCGGGCCAAAAACGCTCTCGCCATGAAAGCGAAAAGTCTGGTGTCCTAG